From a single Micromonospora carbonacea genomic region:
- a CDS encoding glycerol-3-phosphate dehydrogenase/oxidase, which produces MPCGGHGGYGGRVRDPNVSRSVAGQLSPARRAADLRRLRAERFDVLVIGGGVTGAGAALDAASRGLKVALVEARDFAAGTSSRSSKLIHGGLRYLEQLEFHLVHEALTERGLLATRLAPHLVRPVPILVPLPAGKGVRDLPGRTFRRSYYGLGVAAYDAFAGLFGGGRGMPLHRHLTREGARRVFPSLRADGLAGAIRYYDGQVDDARLVVTLARTAASLGATVVSSTRAVGLVRQAREVTGVRVRNLEAPTGSPDAEFDVRARTVVAATGVWTDDMSRMLNDVGLRRGVRVRASKGVHLVVPRSAITGEAGLILRTATSVLFVIPWGGHWIIGTTDTDWRLDRSHPAASARDIAYLLEQVNTVLDRPLTTDDIEGVYAGLRPLLAGEADSTSKLSREHAVVEPMLGLLLVAGGKYTTYRVMASDVVDRAARRLGGVRPSRTADLPLLGADGYAAMWRDRADLARRHGVPVGVVEHLLERYGTLTLDLLALVDADPLLASPLAGAPEYLAAEVTYAARAEGALHLEDVLTRRTRISFETAHRGLESAEHTAELMGAVLGWDAATRAREVAHYRARVEAERESQLMPDDATADAARLGAPDVRGFAADRGTDGDPAELPSSPR; this is translated from the coding sequence ATGCCGTGCGGTGGCCACGGCGGTTACGGTGGACGGGTGCGTGACCCCAACGTCTCCCGAAGCGTCGCCGGCCAGCTCTCCCCGGCGCGCCGCGCCGCCGACCTGCGGCGACTGCGCGCCGAGCGGTTCGACGTCCTGGTGATCGGCGGTGGCGTCACCGGTGCCGGCGCGGCGCTGGACGCCGCCTCCCGGGGCCTGAAGGTGGCCCTCGTGGAGGCGCGCGACTTCGCCGCCGGCACCTCCAGCCGGTCCAGCAAGCTGATCCACGGCGGCCTGCGCTACCTGGAGCAGTTGGAGTTCCACCTGGTCCACGAGGCGCTCACCGAGCGGGGGCTGCTCGCCACCCGGCTCGCCCCGCACCTGGTCCGGCCGGTGCCGATCCTGGTCCCGCTGCCCGCCGGCAAGGGCGTGCGCGACCTGCCCGGCCGCACCTTCCGCCGCTCCTACTACGGCCTCGGCGTGGCCGCGTACGACGCGTTCGCCGGGCTGTTCGGGGGCGGGCGGGGGATGCCGCTGCACCGGCACCTCACCCGGGAGGGCGCGCGGCGGGTCTTCCCGAGCCTGCGCGCCGACGGCCTCGCCGGGGCGATCCGCTACTACGACGGGCAGGTCGACGACGCCCGGCTGGTGGTCACCCTGGCCCGCACCGCCGCCAGCCTGGGGGCGACGGTGGTCAGCAGCACCCGCGCCGTCGGCCTCGTCCGGCAGGCGCGCGAGGTGACCGGGGTCCGGGTGCGGAACCTGGAGGCGCCGACCGGCTCGCCGGACGCCGAGTTCGACGTACGCGCCCGCACGGTCGTCGCCGCCACCGGCGTGTGGACCGACGACATGTCGCGGATGCTCAACGACGTCGGGCTGCGCCGGGGCGTCCGGGTCCGGGCGTCGAAGGGGGTGCACCTGGTGGTGCCCCGCTCGGCGATCACCGGCGAGGCGGGCCTGATCCTGCGTACCGCCACCAGCGTGTTGTTCGTCATCCCCTGGGGCGGGCACTGGATCATCGGCACCACCGACACCGACTGGCGGCTCGACCGGTCCCACCCGGCCGCGTCGGCCCGCGACATCGCCTACCTGCTGGAGCAGGTCAACACGGTGCTGGACCGGCCGCTGACCACCGACGACATCGAGGGCGTCTACGCCGGCCTGCGGCCGCTGCTGGCCGGCGAGGCGGACTCCACCTCCAAGCTGTCCCGGGAACACGCGGTGGTCGAGCCCATGCTCGGGCTGCTGCTCGTCGCCGGGGGCAAGTACACGACGTACCGGGTGATGGCCTCCGACGTGGTGGACCGCGCGGCCCGCCGGCTCGGCGGGGTCCGCCCGTCCCGCACGGCCGACCTGCCGCTGCTCGGCGCCGACGGGTACGCCGCGATGTGGCGGGACCGGGCCGACCTGGCCCGCCGGCACGGGGTGCCGGTCGGGGTGGTCGAGCACCTGCTGGAGCGGTACGGCACCCTCACCCTCGACCTGTTGGCGCTGGTCGACGCGGATCCGCTGCTCGCCTCCCCGCTGGCCGGCGCGCCGGAATACCTGGCGGCCGAGGTGACGTACGCGGCCCGCGCCGAGGGGGCGCTGCACCTGGAGGACGTGCTGACCCGGCGTACCCGGATCTCCTTCGAGACCGCCCACCGCGGCCTGGAGTCGGCCGAGCACACCGCCGAGCTGATGGGCGCGGTGCTGGGCTGGGACGCGGCGACCCGGGCGCGCGAGGTCGCGCACTACCGGGCCCGGGTGGAGGCGGAGCGGGAGTCCCAGCTCATGCCGGACGACGCGACGGCGGACGCGGCCCGGCTCGGCGCGCCCGACGTGCGGGGCTTCGCGGCGGACCGGGGCACCGACGGCGACCCGGCCGAACTCCCGTCGTCCCCCCGGTAG
- a CDS encoding FAD-binding oxidoreductase: protein MAGSPLLAELRALLGDAAVLTDPDLLRMHERDEADLCASGTPLVVVRPRDTAQVAGVVRAAARHGVPVVPQGARTGLAGAANAVDGAVVLSTVAMDRILEIDPVGRIAVVQPGVVNAALAGAVRREGLYYPPDPGSWESSTIGGNVATNAGGMCCVKYGVTTEYVLGLEVVLASGEVLRTGRRTAKGVAGYDLTRLFVGSEGTLGVITEVTVALRPAPEESLTLVAVFDSTADAGTAVAQIAAKGLTPSLLELLDRTHLRAIEAYQPMGLRTDAQALLLAAVDTGSRAADDLARIAEVCEYAGADEVYAATDAVEAAALLQARRLAHPAMEKFAADAYPGGNGGLVIDDVAVPRGALAELLDGVARIAEECAVPIGVVGHAGDGNLHPNIVVDRADPASVERGRRAFDEIMRLGLELGGTCTGEHGVGLLKRDWLAQEIGPVGVRVHQAIRAALDPAGLFNPGKVL from the coding sequence ATGGCCGGATCCCCTCTCCTCGCTGAGCTGCGCGCCCTCCTCGGTGACGCCGCCGTCCTGACCGACCCGGACCTGCTGCGGATGCACGAGCGGGACGAAGCCGACCTGTGCGCCTCCGGCACGCCGCTGGTGGTGGTCCGTCCGCGCGACACCGCCCAGGTGGCCGGCGTGGTCCGGGCGGCGGCCCGGCACGGCGTACCCGTGGTGCCGCAGGGTGCGCGGACCGGGCTGGCCGGCGCGGCGAACGCGGTGGACGGCGCGGTGGTGCTGAGCACGGTGGCCATGGACCGGATCCTGGAGATCGACCCGGTGGGCCGGATCGCCGTGGTCCAGCCCGGCGTGGTGAACGCGGCGCTGGCCGGGGCGGTGCGCCGGGAGGGGCTCTACTATCCGCCGGACCCGGGCTCCTGGGAGTCGTCGACGATCGGCGGCAACGTGGCCACCAACGCGGGTGGCATGTGCTGCGTCAAGTACGGCGTGACCACGGAGTACGTGCTCGGCCTGGAGGTGGTGCTCGCCTCCGGCGAGGTGCTGCGCACCGGGCGGCGCACCGCCAAGGGCGTCGCCGGCTACGACCTGACCCGGCTCTTCGTCGGCTCGGAGGGCACCCTCGGGGTGATCACGGAGGTGACCGTCGCGCTGCGGCCCGCCCCGGAGGAGTCGCTGACCCTGGTGGCCGTCTTCGACTCGACGGCGGACGCCGGCACGGCGGTGGCCCAGATCGCCGCGAAGGGCCTCACCCCGAGCCTGCTGGAGCTGCTCGACCGCACCCACCTGCGGGCCATCGAGGCGTACCAGCCGATGGGGCTGCGCACCGACGCGCAGGCGCTGCTGCTGGCCGCCGTGGACACCGGGTCGCGGGCCGCCGACGACCTGGCCCGCATCGCCGAGGTGTGCGAATACGCCGGGGCCGACGAGGTGTACGCGGCCACCGACGCCGTGGAGGCGGCGGCGCTGCTCCAGGCCCGGCGGCTGGCCCACCCGGCGATGGAGAAGTTCGCCGCCGACGCGTACCCGGGCGGCAACGGGGGTCTGGTCATCGACGACGTGGCGGTGCCGCGCGGGGCGCTCGCCGAACTGCTGGACGGGGTGGCCCGCATCGCCGAGGAGTGCGCCGTGCCGATCGGGGTGGTGGGGCACGCCGGCGACGGCAACCTGCACCCGAACATCGTGGTCGACCGGGCCGACCCGGCGAGCGTGGAGCGGGGCCGGCGGGCGTTCGACGAGATCATGCGGCTCGGGCTGGAACTGGGCGGCACCTGCACCGGCGAGCACGGGGTGGGGCTGCTCAAGCGGGACTGGCTGGCCCAGGAGATCGGGCCGGTCGGGGTGCGGGTGCACCAGGCGATCAGGGCGGCGCTCGACCCGGCGGGGCTGTTCAACCCCGGCAAGGTGCTCTGA
- a CDS encoding DUF4031 domain-containing protein, with amino-acid sequence MLYVDQPRWPARGRLWSHLISDASLAELHVFAETLGVPRRAFDRDHYDIPAERYRMAVHLGARVVPSRDLVRLLRTADLRRPKHLHRPAP; translated from the coding sequence ATGCTGTACGTGGACCAGCCCCGCTGGCCGGCGCGCGGACGACTCTGGTCCCACCTGATCAGCGACGCCTCCCTCGCCGAGCTGCACGTCTTCGCCGAGACGCTGGGCGTGCCCCGGCGCGCCTTCGACCGGGACCACTACGACATCCCCGCCGAGCGGTACCGGATGGCGGTGCACCTCGGCGCGCGGGTCGTCCCGAGCCGCGACCTGGTCCGCCTGCTGCGCACTGCCGACCTCCGCCGCCCCAAGCACCTCCACCGCCCGGCTCCCTGA
- a CDS encoding PadR family transcriptional regulator — MSTSEVRMTLATQRVLRVLLDKPAEARYGLQICEEANLASGTIHPILARLEKVGWLESHWENVDPHRAGRPRRRYYRLSPDGAQQARTALAAVEARRFRGANPALPGGLA; from the coding sequence ATGTCCACATCGGAAGTGCGGATGACGCTGGCGACACAGCGGGTGCTGCGGGTCCTCTTGGACAAGCCCGCCGAGGCGAGATATGGCCTGCAGATCTGCGAGGAGGCCAACCTGGCCAGCGGCACCATCCACCCGATCCTGGCCCGCCTCGAAAAGGTGGGCTGGCTGGAGTCCCACTGGGAGAACGTCGACCCGCATCGGGCCGGACGGCCGCGCAGGCGCTACTACCGGCTGAGCCCGGACGGCGCACAGCAGGCGCGCACCGCCCTGGCCGCGGTCGAGGCCCGCCGTTTCCGCGGTGCGAACCCGGCCCTCCCGGGTGGGCTCGCATGA
- a CDS encoding HD domain-containing protein, with protein sequence MVPRWRAAVRGAGAPDGPALARAGQELLARWREPHRRYHTVRHLAAVLDVVDAYAGCAGRPDLVRLAAWCHDAVYDPRAAGDANERASADLAEGLLTGLGVPAAAVAEVRRLVLLTAGHTVAADDRDGALLCDADLAVLAGPPEEYDRYAAAIRREYAHVPDGDFRRGRARVLRSLLSLPTLYRHPHLQTHWTPQAHANLTRELTTLTTPPPPPSPHTP encoded by the coding sequence CTGGTGCCCCGGTGGCGGGCGGCGGTGCGGGGCGCCGGCGCACCCGACGGCCCCGCGCTGGCCCGCGCCGGGCAGGAGCTGCTGGCCCGCTGGCGGGAGCCGCACCGCCGCTACCACACGGTCCGGCACCTGGCCGCCGTCCTCGACGTGGTCGACGCGTACGCCGGCTGCGCCGGTCGTCCGGACCTGGTCCGCCTGGCCGCCTGGTGCCACGACGCGGTCTACGACCCGCGCGCCGCCGGGGACGCCAACGAGCGGGCCAGCGCAGATCTCGCCGAGGGGCTGCTCACCGGGCTCGGGGTGCCGGCGGCGGCGGTGGCCGAGGTGCGCCGGCTGGTGCTGCTCACCGCCGGGCACACGGTCGCCGCCGACGACCGCGACGGGGCGTTGCTCTGCGACGCCGACCTGGCCGTGCTGGCCGGGCCGCCCGAGGAGTACGACCGCTATGCCGCCGCCATCCGCCGGGAGTACGCGCACGTGCCGGACGGGGACTTCCGCCGTGGCCGGGCGCGGGTCCTGCGCTCCCTCCTGTCCCTGCCCACCCTCTACCGCCACCCCCACCTGCAAACCCACTGGACCCCGCAGGCCCACGCCAACCTCACCCGCGAACTGACCACCCTCACCACCCCACCCCCACCCCCCAGCCCCCACACCCCCTGA
- a CDS encoding FUSC family protein: MRDGNGGDVDAPRIAAAMEQLRHRGRATLHDRLHRVRMALGLAVQAGLAAALAWIVSHELLHNPQPVFAPISAVGTLAASVGQRLRRTVELIVGVAVGVFLGDVLIYFLGTGGWQLGMVVTAAILLTIFFGASVAIVIQAAATAVLIVTLSPSTENLEIPRFVDAFVGGGIALVVTAILLPLNPLRVINRAARPALDLLADQLDVAAAALRDRDRDSAQGALERLRENKAELATFTEAIEGAKETSTLSPARWHRRSELTHYADAAEPIDRAMRNSGTLIRRSVTMIEDGEPVPGPMPDAVGHLAEAVRLLRHEFAVGAEPEKARERSLRAVSEAGRAYEQGVGFSGSVVVAQVRTTASDLLVASGIEQQEANRLVRESFGEQEKPAPEADEGEPGPRRSPAAPSVG, encoded by the coding sequence ATGCGCGACGGCAACGGCGGTGACGTCGACGCGCCACGGATCGCGGCGGCGATGGAACAGCTGCGCCACCGGGGCAGGGCCACGCTGCACGACCGGCTGCACCGGGTCCGGATGGCGCTCGGGCTGGCCGTCCAGGCCGGGCTGGCCGCGGCGCTGGCCTGGATCGTCTCCCACGAGCTGCTGCACAACCCGCAGCCGGTCTTCGCGCCGATCTCGGCGGTCGGCACCCTCGCCGCGTCGGTCGGCCAGCGGCTGCGGCGCACCGTCGAGCTGATCGTCGGGGTGGCGGTCGGGGTGTTCCTCGGCGACGTGCTGATCTACTTCCTGGGCACCGGCGGTTGGCAGCTCGGGATGGTGGTGACGGCCGCGATCCTGCTGACCATCTTCTTCGGCGCGAGCGTGGCGATCGTCATCCAGGCCGCCGCGACGGCCGTGCTGATCGTCACGCTCAGCCCGTCCACCGAGAACCTGGAGATACCGCGCTTCGTCGACGCGTTCGTCGGCGGCGGGATCGCGCTGGTGGTGACGGCGATCCTGCTGCCGCTGAACCCGCTGCGCGTGATCAACCGGGCCGCCCGGCCGGCGCTCGACCTGCTCGCCGACCAGCTCGACGTGGCCGCCGCCGCGCTGCGCGACCGGGACCGCGACAGCGCCCAGGGCGCACTGGAGCGGCTCCGGGAGAACAAGGCGGAGCTGGCCACCTTCACGGAGGCGATCGAGGGCGCGAAGGAGACCAGCACCCTCTCCCCGGCCCGCTGGCACCGGCGCAGCGAGCTGACCCACTATGCCGACGCGGCCGAGCCCATCGACCGGGCGATGCGCAACAGCGGCACCCTGATCCGGCGCTCGGTCACCATGATCGAGGACGGCGAGCCGGTGCCCGGCCCCATGCCCGACGCGGTGGGCCACCTCGCGGAGGCGGTCCGCCTGCTCCGCCACGAGTTCGCCGTCGGGGCGGAGCCGGAGAAGGCCCGGGAACGGTCCCTGCGCGCGGTCAGCGAGGCCGGCCGGGCATACGAGCAGGGGGTCGGATTCTCCGGCAGCGTGGTGGTCGCGCAGGTGCGGACCACCGCCAGTGACCTGCTGGTGGCCTCGGGCATCGAGCAGCAGGAGGCGAACCGGCTGGTCCGGGAGTCCTTCGGCGAGCAGGAGAAGCCGGCCCCGGAGGCGGACGAAGGCGAGCCCGGCCCCCGCAGGTCGCCCGCTGCCCCGTCCGTCGGCTGA
- a CDS encoding aminotransferase class V-fold PLP-dependent enzyme, with product MTVTLVPPPAPLPARTAPASSRPLDVLGVPGQTNLDHAASAPCARAAADAVAELLPWYASVHRGAGALSRRCTLAYERARQTVGDFFGARPGDHVIFTRNTTDALNLLARALPTGTTVVTFAGEHHANLLPWPRGSVRLPVPAGPGEAVRALDAALTELRRDATPGAGGPSRPAGPPVLVAVTGASNVTGERWPVAELAAVARRHAARIAVDAAQLAPHAPVDVAALGVDYLAVSGHKLYAPFGAGVLLGRGDWLDAAPPYLAGGGATSHVGDATHEVRWAAGPARHEAGTPNLLGAVALAAVCAALAEADRDELHAREQALLARLRQGLAALPHVVELRTFGPDAPRVGIVSFVVAGRDSGEVAAELAARHDVGVRDGLFCAHPLARRLLAEAAARSGRADLPPTALRASLGLGSTARDVDRLLAALAELG from the coding sequence ATGACCGTCACCCTCGTACCCCCGCCCGCCCCGCTGCCCGCGCGGACCGCGCCGGCGTCGTCGCGGCCGCTCGACGTGCTCGGCGTGCCGGGCCAGACCAACCTGGACCACGCGGCCAGCGCGCCGTGCGCGCGGGCGGCGGCCGACGCCGTGGCCGAGCTGCTCCCCTGGTACGCCAGCGTGCACCGGGGCGCGGGCGCGCTGTCGCGGCGCTGCACCCTCGCCTACGAGCGGGCCCGGCAGACCGTCGGCGACTTCTTCGGCGCCCGCCCCGGCGACCACGTGATCTTCACCCGCAACACGACGGACGCGCTGAACCTGCTGGCCCGCGCCCTGCCCACCGGGACGACGGTGGTGACGTTCGCCGGCGAGCACCACGCCAACCTGCTGCCCTGGCCGCGCGGCTCGGTGCGGTTGCCCGTGCCGGCGGGCCCCGGCGAGGCGGTCCGGGCCCTGGACGCGGCGCTGACCGAGCTGCGCCGGGACGCGACGCCGGGGGCCGGGGGCCCGAGCCGCCCCGCCGGCCCGCCGGTGCTGGTGGCGGTCACCGGGGCGAGCAACGTGACCGGGGAACGCTGGCCGGTGGCCGAGCTGGCGGCCGTCGCCCGCCGGCACGCCGCCCGGATCGCCGTGGACGCCGCCCAGCTCGCCCCGCACGCCCCGGTCGACGTCGCCGCGCTGGGCGTCGACTACCTGGCGGTCTCCGGGCACAAGCTGTACGCGCCGTTCGGCGCGGGGGTGCTGCTCGGGCGGGGCGACTGGCTCGACGCGGCCCCGCCGTACCTGGCGGGTGGGGGCGCGACCAGCCACGTCGGGGACGCCACGCACGAGGTGCGCTGGGCCGCCGGCCCGGCCCGGCACGAGGCGGGCACCCCCAACCTGCTCGGCGCGGTCGCCCTCGCGGCGGTCTGCGCGGCGCTCGCCGAGGCCGACCGGGACGAGCTGCACGCCCGGGAGCAGGCCCTGCTGGCCCGGCTCCGGCAGGGCCTGGCCGCCCTGCCGCACGTGGTGGAGCTGCGTACCTTCGGCCCGGACGCGCCCCGCGTCGGCATCGTCTCGTTCGTCGTCGCCGGCCGGGACTCGGGCGAGGTGGCGGCGGAGCTGGCGGCCCGGCACGACGTCGGGGTCCGCGACGGGCTGTTCTGCGCACACCCGCTGGCCCGGCGGCTGCTCGCCGAGGCGGCGGCCCGCAGCGGCCGGGCGGACCTGCCGCCGACCGCCCTGCGGGCGAGCCTCGGCCTGGGCAGCACGGCGCGCGACGTCGACCGCCTGCTGGCCGCCCTCGCCGAGCTGGGCTGA
- a CDS encoding PrsW family intramembrane metalloprotease, giving the protein MRPERAAGGDYADRMADTPPGGAPVPPWTAPDVPAPPGGSAPRMPLRRLGWRRFLVLALVVLLIAACAVYMLFVLGSNLGPQALLIGVVAAILPVPVLVSCFLWLDRYEPEPLKYLIFCFAWGAFVSTAASLTVNEFFAARFADWGLPNALTGVLVAPFIEELTKALGPILLLIFRRREWSGITDGLVYCGLSAVGFAMVENILYLGGYGYASGVDEYGPATGARQVIAIFIVRILLFGFAHPLFTSMTGVGLGIAARTADRRVRFLAPLAGLLLAMMLHGTWNLLPSLAQATGQAMIALYGYLGVMVPIFFAMVGLAIWLRGWEGRLTERTLPDYVRAGWLTPPEVASLGSLGRRHAARTWARRVAGDAGLRAMRGYQFSATRLALLRDGMRRGLDRRPADRERTIREERELLDALTAYRSFFVGRDPQAPVGSWDGHRYHLRFPDGSQRAVDAPDEPVVPIPVVLVPPPPPPAHPAGYGPPGWYGPHQPPPWPPRTG; this is encoded by the coding sequence ATGCGCCCGGAACGGGCGGCGGGGGGTGACTACGCTGACAGAATGGCCGACACCCCACCCGGCGGCGCGCCGGTGCCGCCGTGGACCGCGCCCGACGTCCCCGCGCCGCCCGGCGGGTCCGCCCCCCGGATGCCGCTGCGCCGGCTGGGCTGGCGACGGTTCCTGGTGCTGGCCCTGGTGGTGCTGCTGATCGCGGCGTGCGCGGTCTACATGCTCTTCGTGCTCGGCTCCAACCTCGGGCCGCAGGCGCTGCTGATCGGGGTGGTCGCCGCGATCCTGCCGGTGCCGGTGCTGGTCTCCTGCTTCCTGTGGCTCGACCGGTACGAGCCGGAGCCGCTGAAATACCTGATCTTCTGCTTCGCGTGGGGCGCGTTCGTCTCGACGGCCGCCTCGCTGACCGTGAACGAGTTCTTCGCCGCCAGGTTCGCCGACTGGGGGCTGCCGAACGCCCTCACCGGCGTGCTCGTCGCCCCGTTCATCGAGGAGCTGACGAAGGCGCTCGGGCCCATCCTGCTGCTGATCTTCCGCCGCCGCGAGTGGTCCGGGATCACCGACGGCCTGGTCTACTGCGGCCTGTCGGCGGTCGGCTTCGCCATGGTGGAGAACATCCTCTACCTGGGCGGCTACGGCTACGCCTCCGGCGTCGACGAGTACGGCCCCGCCACCGGCGCGCGGCAGGTCATCGCGATCTTCATCGTCCGGATCCTGCTGTTCGGGTTCGCGCACCCGCTGTTCACCTCGATGACCGGGGTGGGGCTCGGCATCGCCGCCCGCACGGCCGACCGGCGGGTGCGGTTCCTCGCCCCGCTCGCCGGCCTGCTGCTGGCGATGATGCTGCACGGCACCTGGAACCTGCTGCCGTCGCTGGCCCAGGCCACCGGCCAGGCCATGATCGCCCTGTACGGCTATCTGGGCGTGATGGTGCCGATCTTCTTCGCCATGGTCGGGCTGGCCATCTGGCTGCGCGGCTGGGAGGGGCGGCTGACCGAACGCACCCTGCCCGACTACGTGCGGGCCGGCTGGCTCACCCCGCCCGAGGTGGCGTCGCTGGGCAGCCTCGGCCGGCGGCACGCGGCCCGCACCTGGGCCCGTCGGGTGGCCGGCGACGCGGGACTCAGGGCGATGCGGGGATACCAGTTCTCGGCCACCCGGCTGGCGCTGCTGCGCGACGGGATGCGCCGGGGGCTGGACCGCCGGCCCGCCGACCGGGAACGGACGATCAGGGAGGAACGGGAGCTGCTGGACGCGCTCACCGCGTACCGGTCGTTCTTCGTCGGACGGGACCCGCAGGCGCCCGTCGGCAGCTGGGACGGCCACCGCTACCACCTGCGGTTCCCCGACGGCTCGCAGCGCGCCGTCGACGCGCCGGACGAGCCGGTCGTGCCGATCCCGGTGGTGCTCGTCCCGCCGCCACCGCCCCCGGCCCACCCGGCGGGCTACGGCCCACCCGGCTGGTACGGCCCTCACCAGCCCCCGCCCTGGCCACCACGGACGGGCTGA
- a CDS encoding GroES family chaperonin, which yields MTADDSLDSGLPIRLLHDRVLVRLEGSEGERRSTAGIVIPATAAVGKRLAWATAVGVGPHVRSIVSGDRVLFDPDDRSEVELQGRGYVLLRERDVHAVAAERVEAETTGSTGLYL from the coding sequence GTGACCGCCGATGACAGCCTCGACTCCGGCCTGCCGATCCGTCTGCTGCACGACCGGGTGCTGGTGCGGTTGGAGGGGAGCGAGGGTGAGCGCCGCTCCACCGCCGGCATCGTGATCCCGGCGACCGCCGCCGTCGGCAAGCGCCTCGCCTGGGCGACCGCCGTCGGCGTGGGTCCCCACGTCCGCTCGATCGTCTCCGGCGACCGCGTCCTCTTCGACCCCGACGACCGCTCCGAGGTCGAGCTCCAGGGCCGGGGCTACGTGCTGCTGCGCGAGCGGGACGTGCACGCCGTGGCCGCCGAACGCGTCGAGGCGGAGACCACCGGCTCCACCGGCCTCTACCTGTAA
- a CDS encoding AI-2E family transporter, whose protein sequence is MRLSRFERVWGRLHRAYESGRDAVRQARADPTGRADVTGRRASPGSIDASAEAGVASPRSPGPVAPPSAVVVGAELPAALHNSTSSRDDADVPHALRIAAAWSWRLIVIGVVFWALLKIVATVSIVIIPLAIAMLLSALLAPAVGWLLRARFPRSLATAVVLVGGLAAVVGTLTLVVNEFIKGVPELSKKSSEGVRQIQDWLKTGPLHLSDSQLDRYIEEAQSWINNNTERFTSGAVSTAATLAEVLTGIVLVLFATFFFLRDGSRIWRFLVRLLPVAARWKVDDAGRASWETLGAYVRATVLVAFIDAVGIGTFLVIFDIPFAFPLAALVFLGAFIPIVGAALSGGVAVLVALVDSGPVTALIILGVVIGVQQVEGHVLQPLIMGRAVAIHPLAVIIGIAAGVVLAGITGALVSVPLIAVLNTAVRRLAARTVPDTPPDAVVVASQAP, encoded by the coding sequence GTGCGCTTGAGCCGCTTCGAGCGGGTGTGGGGACGGCTGCACCGCGCGTACGAGTCGGGACGGGACGCGGTGCGGCAGGCCCGCGCCGACCCGACCGGGCGGGCCGACGTGACGGGCCGCCGGGCGTCGCCCGGCAGCATCGACGCCTCGGCCGAGGCGGGGGTGGCCTCGCCCCGCTCGCCGGGGCCGGTGGCCCCGCCGTCGGCGGTCGTGGTCGGCGCCGAGCTGCCCGCCGCGCTGCACAACTCCACCTCCAGCCGCGACGACGCGGACGTGCCGCACGCGCTGCGTATCGCGGCCGCGTGGTCGTGGCGGCTGATCGTCATCGGCGTCGTGTTCTGGGCGCTGCTGAAGATCGTCGCCACCGTCAGCATCGTGATCATCCCGCTGGCCATCGCCATGCTGCTCTCGGCGCTGCTCGCGCCGGCCGTGGGCTGGCTGCTGCGGGCGCGTTTCCCCCGTTCGCTGGCGACGGCCGTGGTGCTGGTCGGCGGCCTGGCGGCCGTGGTCGGCACGCTGACGCTGGTGGTCAACGAGTTCATCAAGGGCGTGCCGGAGCTGAGCAAGAAGTCCTCCGAGGGCGTGCGGCAGATCCAGGACTGGCTCAAGACCGGCCCGCTGCACCTGTCGGACAGCCAGCTCGACCGGTACATCGAGGAGGCCCAGTCCTGGATCAACAACAACACCGAGCGGTTCACCAGCGGGGCGGTCTCCACGGCGGCGACCCTGGCCGAGGTGCTCACCGGCATCGTGCTGGTGCTCTTCGCCACGTTCTTCTTCCTGCGTGACGGCAGCCGGATCTGGCGTTTCCTGGTGCGGTTGCTGCCGGTGGCGGCCCGGTGGAAGGTCGACGACGCCGGCCGGGCGTCCTGGGAGACGCTGGGCGCCTACGTGCGGGCCACGGTGCTGGTCGCGTTCATCGACGCGGTCGGCATCGGCACCTTCCTGGTGATCTTCGACATCCCGTTCGCGTTCCCGCTGGCGGCGCTGGTCTTCCTCGGCGCGTTCATCCCCATCGTCGGGGCCGCGCTCTCCGGCGGGGTCGCGGTGCTGGTGGCGCTGGTCGACAGCGGCCCGGTCACCGCCCTGATCATCCTCGGCGTGGTGATCGGCGTGCAGCAGGTCGAGGGGCACGTGCTCCAGCCGCTGATCATGGGCCGGGCGGTGGCCATCCACCCGCTCGCGGTGATCATCGGCATCGCGGCGGGCGTGGTGCTCGCCGGGATCACCGGCGCGCTGGTGTCGGTGCCGCTGATCGCGGTGCTCAACACGGCCGTCCGCCGGCTCGCCGCGCGGACGGTGCCGGACACCCCGCCCGACGCCGTGGTGGTCGCCTCGCAAGCACCCTGA